A DNA window from Calliphora vicina chromosome 1, idCalVici1.1, whole genome shotgun sequence contains the following coding sequences:
- the LOC135952633 gene encoding uncharacterized protein LOC135952633 yields MTLEEVKQQRANTKKSITRIKNQVEANGRGEGKTLSSAELKCRLGILESYFKQILTYQTQIEKYDPDDNGRPEIEDLYIAAKMNIQAQLGEDVHNTTMSDSTICFPVNNNKLPQLKLPTFSGKYSEYKNFITSFNQVIDREFGLSNIEKFNHLLNCLQGQALETVKAFQITNENYPKALERLKTRYDNSSLIFMENITTLFELPAMSKYNCAQLRSLVDNVSALYSSLLSLGSDSDIANSMLIYIVLEKVDDETKRKWKDSLDFTELPSWDDCSKVLERHCQFLESVDTSHTNVAHRKPDNHQSGKSKYKSSKTGYSFSVSKRVCVLCTKTDHTITRCPRFKDMDVGQRFENVKRLGLCLNCLSKGHQVNSCSSTFKCKSCSRLHHSLLHRSQSASRPSSPTAEPSTSRAALNDSHASVHTHMEKSSPEQVLLATAMVLVRDATGHYQFGRALLDSCSQLNFITDEFSQKLHLPRRKQTTEVASIGNTHSKTKYRSSTNVKSRVTDFEVSLSFCVTPHISYQPDAELDVSTWNLPPNTQLADENFFKSKRIDLLIGTETFFDILSVGQIKLGPNLPKLHKTLFGWIVAGRYLSNQSNDTGSSCMLSMEEEVDLKLQRLWEIEEIQSGSNTLTPEQADCESFFNNTVHRESSGRIVVKLPFKESADTLGLSRNMALKRFASQERRFARDSNLKSQYVNFMKEYEDCGHMSLVRSPRLDVPHYFIPHHCVFKPNSTSTKLRVVFDASCPSSSQRSLNDILMVGPTIQDELYKILLRFRLHRFVITADIVKMYRQVLIDSSHRKFQYILWRNSEEEEIRTYQLNTVTYGMSAAPYLAIKSLHYLADQYMDQFELGAKTIKSSFYVDDFIGGADSIEELTKIKTEVNEILIRGSFQLDKWHSNHRSFQDDKTIKDLNIDELAVTNALGITWDQQKDVFLFSFTPKVQIDGKITKRTILSLSSSLFDPLGLLAPLIIKSKIIMQELWILKIGWDESIPQELHLAWEYFVSDLKTLNSLEIPRFCLAAESQSVQLHGFCDSSIRAYGCCFYFRVKTNSGNVSVRLFTAKSRVAPTKRKSLPKLELCGAQLLAKLYSKVKNLFAIPNLEVFLWTDSQIVLHWLKQHSSTLSVFVGNRVSEIQDLTTGCIWRHVPTHFNPADIVSRGSTVEELASSIWFNGPAFLTLGASKWPPNKIDQLSIENQQDIDREKRKTVLSLEATSNYILDSVENYSSYLKIIRIVAWMLRFSQKTKTNIFHSDSLQPQELENALLRIVFNLQQHHFQDDIQRALKKKDPQGALKCLNPFIDSSNGFNLLKVGGRLEFAAISEGQKHPIILPSKNHFVDCYVRHLHISNYHAGPKALMSLIRQRFWIINSRNLCRRIVNSCPQCIRYRPRLLQQMMGNLPVERLNPSRPFARCAVDFCGPVNTYLRIRGKVPYKTYIAVFVCLATKAVHLEVVSDLSTDAFIAALKRMIGRRGLPTDIFCDNATNFVGANSKLAQLKSFLFDPKNSNFIINYCSNQFINFRFIPPRAPHFGGLWEAAVKSAKGHLTRTLDNTRLTYEELATAMIDIEAILNSRPISPLSSDPSDFEALTPGHFLIGAPLRSLPERDVPPIEINKLEYWARISAIKQHFWKKWSHDYINELQTRNKWTSTNSNICTGSLVIIKEDNLPPQRWLMGKIINIVRGRDDRVRVVDIKTTKGIIRRPIHRLALLFS; encoded by the coding sequence ATGACTTTGGAAGAAGTTAAGCAGCAACGGGCTAATACTAAGAAAAGTATAACCCGCATCAAAAACCAAGTTGAAGCCAATGGAAGGGGTGAAGGTAAGACACTTTCGTCAGCCGAGTTGAAGTGCCGTTTGGGGATTTTGGAGTCATATTTCAAGCAGATACTGACGTATCAAACCCAAATTGAGAAATATGATCCTGATGACAATGGTAGGCCCGAAATTGAAGACTTGTACATCGCAGCGAAGATGAATATTCAAGCGCAACTTGGTGAGGATGTCCACAATACAACCATGTCCGACTCTACAATTTGTTTTCCTgttaacaacaataaattgccTCAGCTCAAATTGCCCACATTTAGTGGTAAGTACAGTgagtacaaaaattttataacgtcGTTCAACCAAGTTATCGATCGTGAGTTTGGTCTATCgaatatcgaaaaatttaaccatttgcTGAACTGCCTCCAAGGCCAAGCATTGGAAACGGTCAAGGCTTTCCAGATCACTAATGAAAATTACCCAAAGGCTCTGGAAAGGCTGAAAACGCGTTACGACAATAGCTCActgatttttatggaaaatattaccACTCTATTTGAACTTCCAGCCATGTCCAAATACAATTGCGCACAATTACGAAGTCTCGTTGATAATGTTTCTGCTCTTTATAGCTCTCTTTTGTCTCTAGGCTCAGATAGTGACATTGCTAATTCGATGCTGATCTACATAGTTTTGGAAAAGGTTGATGATGAGacaaaaagaaaatggaaaGACTCTTTGGATTTCACTGAACTGCCATCATGGGATGATTGCTCCAAGGTTCTTGAAAGGCATTGCCAATTTTTGGAATCGGTTGACACCAGCCATACAAATGTGGCCCACCGTAAGCCTGACAATCATCAATCTGGTAAGTCCAAATATAAAAGCTCAAAAACTGGCTATTCTTTTTCGGTTTCGAAACGTGTTTGTGTTCTTTGCACAAAAACTGACCACACAATTACTCGTTGCCCTCGCTTCAAAGATATGGATGTCGGtcaacgttttgaaaatgtcAAACGACTAGGGCTTTGTCTTAATTGTTTGTCAAAAGGGCATCAAGTTAACAGCTGTTCCTCTACATTCAAGTGCAAATCTTGTTCTCGCTTGCATCACAGTTTGCTTCATCGGTCTCAGTCAGCTTCTAGGCCCTCGTCCCCGACTGCTGAACCATCTACTTCTCGTGCTGCCTTGAATGACTCTCATGCCTCGGTCCATACTCATATGGAAAAATCCTCACCGGAACAGGTGCTTCTTGCTACTGCCATGGTTCTAGTTCGTGACGCTACAGGTCACTATCAATTCGGACGTGCTTTGTTGGATTCTTGCTCTCAATTGAATTTCATTACGGatgaattttctcaaaaattgcACTTGCCTCGTAGAAAACAAACTACAGAAGTCGCTAGCATTGGTAATACTCATAGTAAAACGAAATATAGGTCGTCAACAAATGTGAAATCTCGAGTTACTGATTTTGAAGTGTCCCTTTCATTTTGTGTCACacctcatatttcttatcaacctGATGCTGAATTAGACGTCTCAACCTGGAATTTGCCCCCAAATACTCAGCTTGCAGatgaaaactttttcaaatcaaaacgAATTGACTTGCTTATTGGTACAGAAACTTTCTTTGATATTTTGTCAGTTGGTCAAATTAAACTTGGTCCGAATTTGCCAAAATTACATAAAACTCTATTTGGATGGATTGTAGCTGGTCGTTATTTATCAAACCAATCGAACGATACTGGTTCTTCTTGTATGCTATCGATGGAAGAGGAAgttgatttaaaattacaacGATTGTGGGAAATCGAAGAAATTCAATCTGGCTCAAATACTTTGACTCCAGAACAAGCTGATTGTGAATCGTTTTTCAATAATACTGTCCATCGTGAATCTTCCGGTAGAATTGTTGTTAAATTACCATTCAAAGAATCCGCTGACACTTTAGGACTCTCGCGAAATATGGCTCTTAAAAGATTTGCATCTCAAGAGAGACGATTTGCTCGTGACAGCAATCTCAAATCACAATATGTGAATTTTATGAAGGAGTATGAAGATTGTGGACATATGAGTCTTGTTCGTAGTCCCCGCTTAGATGTGCCTCATTATTTCATCCCTCACCATTGTGTTTTCAAACCTAATAGTACTTCAACAAAATTAAGGGTGGTCTTCGATGCGTCCTGTCCGTCATCATCTCAAAGGTCTCTCAATGACATTCTTATGGTTGGTCCAACGATTCAAGATGagctgtacaaaattttacttcgtTTTCGTCTTCATCGTTTCGTTATTACAGCTGATATAGTAAAAATGTATCGGCAAGTGCTTATTGACTCTTCCCATAGAAAATTCCAGTACATTTTGTGGAGAAATTCTGAAGAAGAAGAAATTCGCACTTATCAGTTGAATACAGTTACCTATGGAATGTCTGCTGCTCCCTACCTAGCCATTAAAAGTCTTCACTATCTCGCAGACCAGTACATGGACCAATTCGAACTTGGTGCAAAAACTATAAAGTCATCATTTTATGTTGATGATTTTATCGGTGGTGCAGATTCAATAGAAGAATTGACTAAAATTAAGACAGAGGTGAATGAAATTCTAATTCGTGGTTCGTTTCAATTGGACAAATGGCACTCAAATCATAGAAGTTTTCAAGACGACAAAACTATAAAAGATCTAAATATTGATGAATTAGCTGTGACCAATGCTCTTGGTATTACTTGGGATCAACAAAAagatgtatttctattttcgTTTACACCTAAAGTTCAAATTGATGGAAAAATCACCAAAAGAACAATTTTGTCGCTCTCGTCATCACTTTTCGATCCCTTAGGACTCTTAGCTCCGCTTATTATAAAATCCAAAATCATCATGCAAGAATTGTGGATTCTCAAAATTGGCTGGGATGAATCTATCCCTCAAGAACTACATTTGGCTTGGGAATATTTTGTTTCTGATCTCAAAACGTTAAATTCCCTTGAAATCCCTCGTTTTTGTCTCGCTGCTGAATCTCAATCAGTTCAACTTCATGGCTTTTGTGACTCATCAATTCGCGCTTATGGATGCTGTTTCTACTTTCGTGTTAAAACtaattcaggaaatgtctctGTTCGTCTTTTTACTGCCAAATCTAGAGTTGCCCCGacgaaaagaaaatcattgCCAAAACTTGAACTATGTGGCGCACAACTTTTGGCTAAATTATACTCTAAAGTCAAAAATCTTTTCGCAATACCAAATCTTGAAGTATTTCTATGGACAGATTCTCAAATAGTTCTTCACTGGTTAAAGCAACATTCTTCTACGTTATCCGTTTTTGTTGGCAACAGAGTATCGGAAATTCAGGATCTAACTACTGGCTGTATTTGGCGACATGTTCCAACGCATTTTAATCCTGCTGATATCGTGTCTCGTGGTTCAACTGTAGAAGAACTCGCTTCATCTATCTGGTTCAATGGACCAGCATTTCTCACTCTCGGTGCTAGTAAATGGCCTCCTAATAAAATAGATCAACTATCCATAGAAAATCAACAAGATATCGACCGAGAAAAACGCAAAACTGTACTCTCCCTGGAAGCAACATCTAATTACATTCTGGATTCGGTTGAAAATTATagctcatatttaaaaattattcgtattGTTGCGTGGATGCTCcgtttttctcaaaaaacaaaaactaatattttccaTTCTGATTCTTTACAGCCCCAAGAATTAGAAAACGCCTTGCTCAGAATAGTTTTTAATCTACAGCAACATCATTTTCAAGATGATATACAACGAGCTCTGAAGAAAAAAGATCCTCAAGGTGCACTAAAGTGTCTCAATCCCTTCATCGATTCATCAAATGGATTCAACTTGCTCAAAGTCGGTGGTCGCTTGGAATTCGCAGCAATTTCTGAAGGTCAAAAGCACCCTATAATCTTGCCCAGCAAAAATCATTTCGTCGACTGTTACGTGCGTCATCTACACATCAGCAACTACCACGCAGGACCCAAGGCTTTAATGTCGTTAATCCGCCAGAGATTTTGGATCATCAATTCAAGAAACCTATGTCGTCGTATCGTTAATTCGTGCCCACAATGCATTCGTTATCGCCCAAGGTTGCTTCAACAAATGATGGGCAATTTGCCCGTAGAACGACTTAACCCTTCAAGGCCCTTCGCCAGATGTGCTGTTGATTTTTGTGGTCCAGTAAACACTTACCTAAGAATTAGAGGGAAGGTACCATACAAGACATATATTGCTGTTTTTGTTTGTCTCGCAACTAAAGCAGTCCATCTAGAAGTTGTATCAGACTTATCAACAGATGCCTTTATTGCTGCTCTTAAAAGGATGATTGGACGAAGAGGTCTACCCACAGATATATTCTGTGACAATGCCACCAATTTTGTTGGTGCAAACTCTAAGTTGGCTCAACTAAAATCGTTCCTTTTTGATcctaaaaattccaattttataataaattattgctcaaatcaatttattaattttcgcTTTATTCCCCCTAGGGCACCACATTTTGGCGGATTGTGGGAGGCGGCCGTCAAATCGGCCAAGGGACACCTAACCAGGACCCTCGATAACACAAGGCTCACATATGAGGAACTTGCAACTGCAATGATTGATATAGAAGCAATTCTAAATTCGAGGCCTATTTCGCCCCTATCATCCGATCCCAGTGACTTTGAAGCCCTTACACCAGGCCATTTCCTGATAGGCGCTCCCTTACGCAGTTTGCCAGAACGTGATGTCCCTCCAATTGAAATCAATAAACTTGAGTATTGGGCCCGAATAAGCGccataaaacaacatttttggaaGAAGTGGTCCCACGACTACATAAACGAGCTCCAGACCCGCAATAAATGGACTAGCACCAACTCAAATATTTGTACTGGCTCCCTAGTAATCATTAAAGAAGATAATTTACCACCGCAGCGTTGGCTCATgggtaaaatcatcaatattgttCGTGGTAGAGATGATCGAGTTCGAGTTGTCGACATCAAAACAACAAAGGGAATTATACGTCGCCCTATCCACAGACTGGCTTTACTATTTTCTTGA
- the LOC135952627 gene encoding uncharacterized protein LOC135952627, whose translation MTLEEVKQQRANTKKSITRIKNQVEANGRGEGKTLSSAELKCRLGILESYFKQILTYQTQIEKYDPDDNGRPEIEDLYIAAKMNIQAQLGEDVHNTTMSDSTICFPVNNNKLPQLKLPTFSGKYSEYKNFITSFNQVIDREFGLSNIEKFNHLLNCLQGQALETVKAFQITNENYPKALERLKTRYDNSSLIFMENITTLFELPAMSKYNCAQLRSLVDNVSALYSSLLSLGSDSDIANSMLIYIVLEKVDDETKRKWKDSLDFTELPSWDDCSKVLERHCQFLESVDTSHTNVAHRKPDNHQSGKSKYKSSKTGYSFSVSKRVCVLCTKTDHTITRCPRFKDMDVGQRFENVKRLGLCLNCLSKGHQVNSCSSTFKCKSCSRLHHSLLHRSQSASRPSSPTAEPSTSRAALNDSHASVHTHMEKSSPEQVLLATAMVLVRDATGHYQFGRALLDSCSQLNFITDEFSQKLHLPRRKQTTEVASIGNTHSKTKYRSSTNVKSRVTDFEVSLSFCVTPHISYQPDAELDVSTWNLPPNTQLADENFFKSKRIDLLIGTETFFDILSVGQIKLGPNLPKLHKTLFGWIVAGRYLSNQSNDTGSSCMLSMEEEVDLKLQRLWEIEEIQSGSNTLTPEQADCESFFNNTVHRESSGRIVVKLPFKESADTLGLSRNMALKRFASQERRFARDSNLKSQYVNFMKEYEDCGHMSLVRSPRLDVPHYFIPHHCVFKPNSTSTKLRVVFDASCPSSSQRSLNDILMVGPTIQDELYKILLRFRLHRFVITADIVKMYRQVLIDSSHRKFQYILWRNSEEEEIRTYQLNTVTYGMSAAPYLAIKSLHYLADQYMDQFELGAKTIKSSFYVDDFIGGADSIEELTKIKTEVNEILIRGSFQLDKWHSNHRSFQDDKTIKDLNIDELAVTNALGITWDQQKDVFLFSFTPKVQIDGKITKRTILSLSSSLFDPLGLLAPLIIKSKIIMQELWILKIGWDESIPQELHLAWEYFVSDLKTLNSLEIPRFCLAAESQSVQLHGFCDSSIRAYGCCFYFRVKTNSGNVSVRLFTAKSRVAPTKRKSLPKLELCGAQLLAKLYSKVKNLFVSRGSTVEELASSIWFNGPAFLTLGASKWPPNKIDQLSIENQQDIDREKRKTVLSLEATSNYILDSVENYSSYLKIIRIVAWMLRFSQKTKTNIFHSDSLQPQELENALLRIVFNLQQHHFQDDIQRALKKKDPQGALKCLNPFIDSSNGFNLLKVGGRLEFAAISEGQKHPIILPSKNHFVDCYVRHLHISNYHAGPKALMSLIRQRFWIINSRNLCRRIVNSCPQCIRYRPRLLQQMMGNLPVERLNPSRPFARCAVDFCGPVNTYLRIRGKVPYKTYIAVFVCLATKAVHLEVVSDLSTDAFIAALKRMIGRRGLPTDIFCDNATNFVGANSKLAQLKSFLFDPKNSNFIINYCSNQFINFRFIPPRAPHFGGLWEAAVKSAKGHLTRTLDNTRLTYEELATAMIDIEAILNSRPISPLSSDPSDFEALTPGHFLIGAPLRSLPERDVPPIEINKLEYWARISAIKQHFWKKWSHDYINELQTRNKWTSTNSNICTGSLVIIKEDNLPPQRWLMGKIINIVRGRDDRVRVVDIKTTKGIIRRPIHRLALLFS comes from the coding sequence ATGACTTTGGAAGAAGTTAAGCAGCAACGGGCTAATACTAAGAAAAGTATAACCCGCATCAAAAACCAAGTTGAAGCCAATGGAAGGGGTGAAGGTAAGACACTTTCGTCAGCCGAGTTGAAGTGCCGTTTGGGGATTTTGGAGTCATATTTCAAGCAGATACTGACGTATCAAACCCAAATTGAGAAATATGATCCTGATGACAATGGTAGGCCCGAAATTGAAGACTTGTACATCGCAGCGAAGATGAATATTCAAGCGCAACTTGGTGAGGATGTCCACAATACAACCATGTCCGACTCTACAATTTGTTTTCCTgttaacaacaataaattgccTCAGCTCAAATTGCCCACATTTAGTGGTAAGTACAGTgagtacaaaaattttataacgtcGTTCAACCAAGTTATCGATCGTGAGTTTGGTCTATCgaatatcgaaaaatttaaccatttgcTGAACTGCCTCCAAGGCCAAGCATTGGAAACGGTCAAGGCTTTCCAGATCACTAATGAAAATTACCCAAAGGCTCTGGAAAGGCTGAAAACGCGTTACGACAATAGCTCActgatttttatggaaaatattaccACTCTATTTGAACTTCCAGCCATGTCCAAATACAATTGCGCACAATTACGAAGTCTCGTTGATAATGTTTCTGCTCTTTATAGCTCTCTTTTGTCTCTAGGCTCAGATAGTGACATTGCTAATTCGATGCTGATCTACATAGTTTTGGAAAAGGTTGATGATGAGacaaaaagaaaatggaaaGACTCTTTGGATTTCACTGAACTGCCATCATGGGATGATTGCTCCAAGGTTCTTGAAAGGCATTGCCAATTTTTGGAATCGGTTGACACCAGCCATACAAATGTGGCCCACCGTAAGCCTGACAATCATCAATCTGGTAAGTCCAAATATAAAAGCTCAAAAACTGGCTATTCTTTTTCGGTTTCGAAACGTGTTTGTGTTCTTTGCACAAAAACTGACCACACAATTACTCGTTGCCCTCGCTTCAAAGATATGGATGTCGGtcaacgttttgaaaatgtcAAACGACTAGGGCTTTGTCTTAATTGTTTGTCAAAAGGGCATCAAGTTAACAGCTGTTCCTCTACATTCAAGTGCAAATCTTGTTCTCGCTTGCATCACAGTTTGCTTCATCGGTCTCAGTCAGCTTCTAGGCCCTCGTCCCCGACTGCTGAACCATCTACTTCTCGTGCTGCCTTGAATGACTCTCATGCCTCGGTCCATACTCATATGGAAAAATCCTCACCGGAACAGGTGCTTCTTGCTACTGCCATGGTTCTAGTTCGTGACGCTACAGGTCACTATCAATTCGGACGTGCTTTGTTGGATTCTTGCTCTCAATTGAATTTCATTACGGatgaattttctcaaaaattgcACTTGCCTCGTAGAAAACAAACTACAGAAGTCGCTAGCATTGGTAATACTCATAGTAAAACGAAATATAGGTCGTCAACAAATGTGAAATCTCGAGTTACTGATTTTGAAGTGTCCCTTTCATTTTGTGTCACacctcatatttcttatcaacctGATGCTGAATTAGACGTCTCAACCTGGAATTTGCCCCCAAATACTCAGCTTGCAGatgaaaactttttcaaatcaaaacgAATTGACTTGCTTATTGGTACAGAAACTTTCTTTGATATTTTGTCAGTTGGTCAAATTAAACTTGGTCCGAATTTGCCAAAATTACATAAAACTCTATTTGGATGGATTGTAGCTGGTCGTTATTTATCAAACCAATCGAACGATACTGGTTCTTCTTGTATGCTATCGATGGAAGAGGAAgttgatttaaaattacaacGATTGTGGGAAATCGAAGAAATTCAATCTGGCTCAAATACTTTGACTCCAGAACAAGCTGATTGTGAATCGTTTTTCAATAATACTGTCCATCGTGAATCTTCCGGTAGAATTGTTGTTAAATTACCATTCAAAGAATCCGCTGACACTTTAGGACTCTCGCGAAATATGGCTCTTAAAAGATTTGCATCTCAAGAGAGACGATTTGCTCGTGACAGCAATCTCAAATCACAATATGTGAATTTTATGAAGGAGTATGAAGATTGTGGACATATGAGTCTTGTTCGTAGTCCCCGCTTAGATGTGCCTCATTATTTCATCCCTCACCATTGTGTTTTCAAACCTAATAGTACTTCAACAAAATTAAGGGTGGTCTTCGATGCGTCCTGTCCGTCATCATCTCAAAGGTCTCTCAATGACATTCTTATGGTTGGTCCAACGATTCAAGATGagctgtacaaaattttacttcgtTTTCGTCTTCATCGTTTCGTTATTACAGCTGATATAGTAAAAATGTATCGGCAAGTGCTTATTGACTCTTCCCATAGAAAATTCCAGTACATTTTGTGGAGAAATTCTGAAGAAGAAGAAATTCGCACTTATCAGTTGAATACAGTTACCTATGGAATGTCTGCTGCTCCCTACCTAGCCATTAAAAGTCTTCACTATCTCGCAGACCAGTACATGGACCAATTCGAACTTGGTGCAAAAACTATAAAGTCATCATTTTATGTTGATGATTTTATCGGTGGTGCAGATTCAATAGAAGAATTGACTAAAATTAAGACAGAGGTGAATGAAATTCTAATTCGTGGTTCGTTTCAATTGGACAAATGGCACTCAAATCATAGAAGTTTTCAAGACGACAAAACTATAAAAGATCTAAATATTGATGAATTAGCTGTGACCAATGCTCTTGGTATTACTTGGGATCAACAAAAagatgtatttctattttcgTTTACACCTAAAGTTCAAATTGATGGAAAAATCACCAAAAGAACAATTTTGTCGCTCTCGTCATCACTTTTCGATCCCTTAGGACTCTTAGCTCCGCTTATTATAAAATCCAAAATCATCATGCAAGAATTGTGGATTCTCAAAATTGGCTGGGATGAATCTATCCCTCAAGAACTACATTTGGCTTGGGAATATTTTGTTTCTGATCTCAAAACGTTAAATTCCCTTGAAATCCCTCGTTTTTGTCTCGCTGCTGAATCTCAATCAGTTCAACTTCATGGCTTTTGTGACTCATCAATTCGCGCTTATGGATGCTGTTTCTACTTTCGTGTTAAAACtaattcaggaaatgtctctGTTCGTCTTTTTACTGCCAAATCTAGAGTTGCCCCGacgaaaagaaaatcattgCCAAAACTTGAACTATGTGGCGCACAACTTTTGGCTAAATTATACTCTAAAGTCAAAAATCTTTTCGTGTCTCGTGGTTCAACTGTAGAAGAACTCGCTTCATCTATCTGGTTCAATGGACCAGCATTTCTCACTCTCGGTGCTAGTAAATGGCCTCCTAATAAAATAGATCAACTATCCATAGAAAATCAACAAGATATCGACCGAGAAAAACGCAAAACTGTACTCTCCCTGGAAGCAACATCTAATTACATTCTGGATTCGGTTGAAAATTATagctcatatttaaaaattattcgtattGTTGCGTGGATGCTCcgtttttctcaaaaaacaaaaactaatattttccaTTCTGATTCTTTACAGCCCCAAGAATTAGAAAACGCCTTGCTCAGAATAGTTTTTAATCTACAGCAACATCATTTTCAAGATGATATACAACGAGCTCTGAAGAAAAAAGATCCTCAAGGTGCACTAAAGTGTCTCAATCCCTTCATCGATTCATCAAATGGATTCAACTTGCTCAAAGTCGGTGGTCGCTTGGAATTCGCAGCAATTTCTGAAGGTCAAAAGCACCCTATAATCTTGCCCAGCAAAAATCATTTCGTCGACTGTTACGTGCGTCATCTACACATCAGCAACTACCACGCAGGACCCAAGGCTTTAATGTCGTTAATCCGCCAGAGATTTTGGATCATCAATTCAAGAAACCTATGTCGTCGTATCGTTAATTCGTGCCCACAATGCATTCGTTATCGCCCAAGGTTGCTTCAACAAATGATGGGCAATTTGCCCGTAGAACGACTTAACCCTTCAAGGCCCTTCGCCAGATGTGCTGTTGATTTTTGTGGTCCAGTAAACACTTACCTAAGAATTAGAGGGAAGGTACCATACAAGACATATATTGCTGTTTTTGTTTGTCTCGCAACTAAAGCAGTCCATCTAGAAGTTGTATCAGACTTATCAACAGATGCCTTTATTGCTGCTCTTAAAAGGATGATTGGACGAAGAGGTCTACCCACAGATATATTCTGTGACAATGCCACCAATTTTGTTGGTGCAAACTCTAAGTTGGCTCAACTAAAATCGTTCCTTTTTGATcctaaaaattccaattttataataaattattgctcaaatcaatttattaattttcgcTTTATTCCCCCTAGGGCACCACATTTTGGCGGATTGTGGGAGGCGGCCGTCAAATCGGCCAAGGGACACCTAACCAGGACCCTCGATAACACAAGGCTCACATATGAGGAACTTGCAACTGCAATGATTGATATAGAAGCAATTCTAAATTCGAGGCCTATTTCGCCCCTATCATCCGATCCCAGTGACTTTGAAGCCCTTACACCAGGCCATTTCCTGATAGGCGCTCCCTTACGCAGTTTGCCAGAACGTGATGTCCCTCCAATTGAAATCAATAAACTTGAGTATTGGGCCCGAATAAGCGccataaaacaacatttttggaaGAAGTGGTCCCACGACTACATAAACGAGCTCCAGACCCGCAATAAATGGACTAGCACCAACTCAAATATTTGTACTGGCTCCCTAGTAATCATTAAAGAAGATAATTTACCACCGCAGCGTTGGCTCATgggtaaaatcatcaatattgttCGTGGTAGAGATGATCGAGTTCGAGTTGTCGACATCAAAACAACAAAGGGAATTATACGTCGCCCTATCCACAGACTGGCTTTACTATTTTCTTGA